The nucleotide sequence ATGACTTCCACCGATCGATCGACGGCCGTGACGCTCATGGTGTTCGGCGCGGGCGGCTACCTGATCTCGAAGCGTGCGAAGCGCTCGCTCGAGTCCAAGACTGACGGCGGCTCAGAGCACCGCGGCCCCGAGTTCGACCAGAACGAGATGCTGAAGCGCGCTGCCGAAGCTCTCGGCGCTCCACCGGAGCCGCAGCCGTCGCTACCTGCCGGCACGTAGCCCATCCGACTCTCAGAGCTGGCCGCGCGACCGAAATCGCTCGTTCCGGGGTCGCAGGATGCGCGGGTCGACGCGCCAGTGGCGTGTGCGCCCCTACGGGGCTCGCGATCGTCCCTAGTGGAACGTCGGCTTCACCGCGGGGCTCGTGCGCGAGGTGGTGGCGTAGCCGCTCTTGGCGCCGGTGACCGTCACAGTGATGGCGTGGTGCGCGTCGGCGGAGGTGAGCTTGTAGGTCGACTTCGTGGCTCCGGCGATGGGCTTGCCGTCGCGGTTCCAGCGGTAGGTGAACGAGATGCCAGCAGGAGACCACGGACCGCGCGTCGCCGTCACGATGTGGCCGACGCGCGTGGTGCCGTTGATCGCCGGAGCCGACGTCTTCGTGAACGGCCGGCCGGCGACCCTGTAGGTCGGCGACGTGCGGGTCTGGGTGGCGTAGTCGGGCAGGCTGACGGTCACGACGTACGACAGCTTCGCGCCGAGGTCGCTGCTCTTCGGCGTGTACGACCCGGAGGTCGCTCCGGGGATGGCCACGCCGTTGCGGAACCACTGGTAGCCGTAGTTCACCTGGTAAGGCAGCCAGACTCCGGGCGCGGCATGCGTCTTCACGGTGACCGCGGGCAGCTGCGCGACGCCGGGCCCGGTGGTCGGCGGCGTGAGGATGCCGAGGGCGGAGGCGAAGCTGTAGGTGCCGGTGAAGCCGGGGAAGCTGCTGGTCCACGTGAGCGAGCCCGAGGTCGTGCTCGTGACGACGAAGTCGTTGTTGGTCTGGAGCTTGTACTCCGTGCCTGGCCCCGTGTAGAACTCGACGCGGCTGTCCCATCGGTCGTACATGACCGGTTCGTGCAGTGTCGCCCCGAAAGTCTCAGCGGGCCCGGTAACGGTCTGGTCGGTCGCAGTGATCGTCGCCACGTTGAGGAAGAGCAGCGGCGAGAGGTCGCTGATGTGGTTGCCCTCGAGGTCGAGGTGCTGCAGCTGCTGCAGCGGCCGGAGGGGCTTCACATCGCTGAGGCCGTCGTCGGCGAGCGACAGTGTGGTGAGGTTCGTGAGCGATCCGAGGGGCGTGAGGTCGCCGATCGCTCCGTCGTTGTCGAGGGCGCTGTCGTCGTCGAGCGACAGGCTGATCAGGCCGGTCAGCGTGCCGATCGCCGTGAGGTCGCCGATGGGGGAGCCGTCGAGGTCGAGGCTGGTGAGCCCGCTGTAGAGCCCGAGCTGGCTCGCGTCGCCGACTCCTGCGCAGGTGAGCGCAGTGAGTGACTCGAGGTCGGAGGTAGCGAACGTCGTCGTCGAGGGGTCGTCCCCCAGTGCGTCGGCCGTGCACGAGGCGAGTGCCGCGTCGCCGATGGTGACCTGGCTGCCCGTGTCGGTGCCCGTGCCCGTGCCGTCGGCGAAGGCGCTCGCCGGCGCGGCGGCGAGCCCGACGGTGCCGATGGCGATTGCCGCGGCGAGTGCTACGGTGCGGGCGCGGGGGAGTGCGGCTCGGGGCATGACGTTCCTCGGGTCGTGCTGTGATCGTGACGCGATGCCCTTGACGTGGCGCACCGCTCAAGCCGCAGGAGCGGCGAGTCTCCCGATCATAAGCGCCGCGGGCACCCGTCGTAGCCCGTCCCACCGCCCGATCGTCTCCTGTGTCGCCCCCAGTGCGGGGCACTCGTCTGTCCTGCCCGGCTCGGCTGCCCGCCGGCGCCCCGCGGAGCGGCTCGCCTGCCCACCCGCGCCCGCGCCCGCGGCTACCCCAACGGCTCGCCCCGCTGCGCGGCACGCCGCCGAGCGGTGCTCTCAAGCCGCGTGGAATGCGCGCCGCAGACAGTTTGAGACTGCAGTGACATCGACCCCGACCCCTACAGCCCTACCGATCCCCGCCACCATCTTCTTCGGCCACACCACGTCCACCCCGCGCACCGCGAACGAGCCCCCGAACAGCGGCCAGTCCGCCTCCACAAAGCACAGCATCCCGCGTACCGGAACCTGGTCACCCACGACGGAACTGACCCGCGCGACCTGCCCGAGCACCCCGTCGACGAGCTTCGTCTGATCGCGCCTCCCGACGACGAGTTTCTCGATCCGACGCCGCAGAATCCCGCCTTCGGCGACCAGCGCGGGCCGCTGATCCTTGTACCGCTTCGCGTCGACGACCCACACCCCAGCAGGAGTCACGACCACGTGATCAATGTTGGCCCGACTCCCCGGGATGCGCCGGTCGTGCAGCACCCGCACCGTCTCCGACGCCATCGCGTCGAGCCGCGCGCCCACGATTCGCTCGCCGTTCGCGCCCGACGCCCACGCTCGCGTGCTCTGCTTCTCGTTGCTCAGTGCCACGGCGATGCCGCCGAAGCGCCCCCACTCGGCCCGCAGCTTCGCCTCATCGTTGGCCCGTCGCCGCTCGTATTCGCGCTGCGCCGATCCTCCGGCCGTGCCGGCCCCGTCGTTCCCCATTCCCCAATTGACGCAGGATCGGGAGGTCCGCCGGAAGCCCCTTTTCGCCCGCAGCCAACTAACTCTTGCGATACCAGAATGTTTAACGCGAGTATTGGTGCATGCTCCGGGACTTCTCCGCCACCCACATCGTCGTCATGTTCCTGTCGCTGGCCCTGTTCGTCGCCACGATCTGGGCGACGATCAGCGTCGTCCGATTCAGCGTGATGTCCGTCCCGACCAAGGTGATCTGGGTGATCGTCCTGTGGGTTGCTCCGCCTCTCGGCGTGCT is from Frondihabitans australicus and encodes:
- a CDS encoding nuclease-related domain-containing protein, with the translated sequence MGNDGAGTAGGSAQREYERRRANDEAKLRAEWGRFGGIAVALSNEKQSTRAWASGANGERIVGARLDAMASETVRVLHDRRIPGSRANIDHVVVTPAGVWVVDAKRYKDQRPALVAEGGILRRRIEKLVVGRRDQTKLVDGVLGQVARVSSVVGDQVPVRGMLCFVEADWPLFGGSFAVRGVDVVWPKKMVAGIGRAVGVGVDVTAVSNCLRRAFHAA
- a CDS encoding leucine-rich repeat domain-containing protein, coding for MPRAALPRARTVALAAAIAIGTVGLAAAPASAFADGTGTGTDTGSQVTIGDAALASCTADALGDDPSTTTFATSDLESLTALTCAGVGDASQLGLYSGLTSLDLDGSPIGDLTAIGTLTGLISLSLDDDSALDNDGAIGDLTPLGSLTNLTTLSLADDGLSDVKPLRPLQQLQHLDLEGNHISDLSPLLFLNVATITATDQTVTGPAETFGATLHEPVMYDRWDSRVEFYTGPGTEYKLQTNNDFVVTSTTSGSLTWTSSFPGFTGTYSFASALGILTPPTTGPGVAQLPAVTVKTHAAPGVWLPYQVNYGYQWFRNGVAIPGATSGSYTPKSSDLGAKLSYVVTVSLPDYATQTRTSPTYRVAGRPFTKTSAPAINGTTRVGHIVTATRGPWSPAGISFTYRWNRDGKPIAGATKSTYKLTSADAHHAITVTVTGAKSGYATTSRTSPAVKPTFH